From a region of the Candidatus Brocadia sp. genome:
- a CDS encoding AI-2E family transporter has product MENERQKMLDNLWVRVMLAGISIILFFVLCYFLRGTLISLLLAFIVAYIFDPAVDFFERKTWPFTRKHIQRGFGIVFIIITVFLTTAGFLTYAIPKTVSGVYQVGGIIRYHYPKYQAAFESWLGTHGDTEFVQSIKSLLGVTQEPAPDSEQKTIPSEDIEKDSGSWIPPEHKNTAADTTSQGKKTPLIDVVWRFKKHFPQVVGFFLDIGKNIFYSTFGFFGIIVNVIIFSVVSVYLLKDFNTIAKAIKDFFPASKRDHAVRVLSKVNDNLRHFLRGQLIVCLILSLIYSIGLTIAGIPLSFLLGFAGGFGNLIPFVGTGTGILLASVLALFHFHDFAHIVYVLITFGVGQMLEATVITPRIMGKGLGLSPVMVILSILICSQLFGFLGLLLAVPIASTVKVFVDAIISKYKSSEYYKG; this is encoded by the coding sequence ATGGAAAATGAACGGCAAAAAATGCTGGATAACCTGTGGGTGCGGGTCATGCTCGCGGGTATTTCGATTATTCTTTTTTTCGTGCTGTGTTATTTCCTGAGAGGCACGCTTATCTCCCTTCTCCTGGCATTTATTGTTGCCTACATCTTTGATCCTGCGGTTGATTTCTTTGAACGAAAAACGTGGCCATTTACCCGGAAACACATCCAGCGCGGATTCGGCATCGTCTTCATTATCATTACCGTATTCCTGACTACCGCCGGATTCCTGACCTACGCAATTCCAAAGACGGTCAGTGGGGTATATCAGGTGGGCGGTATCATCAGGTATCACTACCCGAAATATCAGGCCGCCTTTGAGTCGTGGCTCGGAACGCACGGGGACACTGAATTTGTCCAATCAATAAAATCGCTATTAGGGGTAACTCAAGAACCTGCCCCCGACTCCGAACAGAAAACGATACCATCTGAAGATATTGAAAAAGACAGCGGTAGCTGGATACCACCCGAACACAAAAATACAGCCGCTGACACAACTTCACAGGGGAAAAAAACCCCCCTGATAGACGTGGTATGGAGATTCAAAAAGCATTTTCCTCAGGTGGTCGGTTTTTTCCTGGACATCGGCAAAAACATTTTTTACAGCACCTTTGGTTTCTTTGGCATCATCGTCAATGTTATCATCTTCAGTGTCGTGTCCGTGTACCTGCTCAAGGACTTTAACACCATAGCCAAGGCAATAAAGGACTTTTTTCCCGCATCGAAAAGAGACCACGCAGTGAGGGTCTTATCGAAGGTAAATGACAATCTCCGGCATTTTCTGCGGGGACAGCTCATCGTCTGCCTTATTCTTTCCCTCATCTACAGCATCGGCCTGACTATAGCAGGCATCCCCCTGTCGTTTCTTCTCGGCTTTGCAGGGGGTTTTGGCAACCTGATTCCGTTTGTTGGCACAGGCACGGGAATCCTCCTGGCTTCCGTCCTCGCGCTCTTCCATTTCCACGATTTCGCACACATCGTGTATGTCCTGATAACCTTCGGTGTCGGTCAAATGCTTGAGGCAACCGTAATAACCCCCCGGATTATGGGAAAGGGATTGGGGCTGAGCCCCGTCATGGTAATCCTCTCCATTCTGATCTGCAGCCAGTTGTTTGGATTTTTAGGGCTACTCCTGGCCGTGCCGATCGCTTCTACGGTAAAAGTCTTTGTAGACGCGATCATTTCAAAATACAAGTCTTCTGAATATTACAAAGGGTAA
- a CDS encoding helix-hairpin-helix domain-containing protein yields MWNASRALKNLVIMTIPQRPFDGSSPTKRQLIVIYFLATTLFIATIIKIGMDYHWWLPETEIVSTLKPEDIKVKLDVNTSPWYELVLLPKLGEAKAKAIVAYREKHGNFKTLDELNKVKGIGASITEAISDHLIIGSATAGADMDNQE; encoded by the coding sequence ATCAAGAGCACTTAAAAATCTGGTTATTATGACCATACCACAAAGACCGTTCGATGGATCTTCTCCCACAAAACGACAACTCATCGTCATTTATTTTTTGGCGACAACGCTTTTTATCGCCACGATAATAAAAATAGGCATGGATTACCATTGGTGGTTGCCCGAAACAGAGATTGTCAGCACCCTTAAACCTGAGGATATAAAAGTCAAACTCGATGTCAATACATCACCCTGGTATGAGCTGGTTTTACTGCCGAAACTGGGTGAGGCAAAGGCAAAGGCCATCGTTGCTTATCGCGAAAAACATGGCAATTTTAAGACTTTGGATGAACTCAATAAGGTAAAAGGCATCGGGGCTTCCATCACCGAGGCTATCAGTGACCACCTGATAATAGGCTCGGCCACGGCCGGCGCTGATATGGATAACCAGGAATAG